One Pyrus communis chromosome 4, drPyrComm1.1, whole genome shotgun sequence genomic region harbors:
- the LOC137732770 gene encoding mitogen-activated protein kinase kinase 9-like produces the protein MTATNYSSTSISVADLETLKLHSQGNGSKVYKPLGDIKILMEFMDSGNLETLLKDNGTFSEAKLAYVAHQVLSGLNYLHTHNIAHRDIRPTNILVNSNMEVKITDFGISEIMSLTSDDACSSPVGTFSYRSPERFNKENCCDIYSGYASDIWSFSLTIMELYVGRYPLLPMFGLIFEHWA, from the exons ATGACAGCCACCAACTACTCCTCCACTTCAATCTCCGTTGCTGATCTCGAGACACTCAAACTCCACAGCCAAGGTAATGGCAGCAAGGTCTACAAG CCTTTGGGAGACATTAAGATCCTCATGGAGTTCATGGACTCCGGCAACCTCGAAACTTTACTCAAAGACAATGGCACCTTCTCTGAAGCCAAGCTTGCCTACGTGGCCCATCAAGTGCTTAGCGGCCTGAACTATCTCCATACCCATAACATCGCTCACCGTGACATCAGGCCTACCAATATTTTGGTGAACAGTAACATGGAAGTGAAAATCACCGACTTTGGTATCAGCGAGATCATGTCCTTAACCTCGGACGACGCTTGCAGTTCTCCCGTCGGTACTTTCTCTTACAGGAGCCCCGAAAGATTCAACAAGGAGAACTGTTGTGACATTTACAGTGGCTACGCTAGTGACATATGGAGTTTCAGCCTGACCATCATGGAGCTTTATGTGGGTCGCTATCCGCTCTTGCCcatgtttgggttaatatttgaacattgggcTTAA